The DNA sequence TGGGGAAAACAAAGATTCAGAAGGTTCTGATTGGATAATTAATGAACTTGAAAGAAATGATGATCGCCCTTTATGGATTTCAGTTTGGGGCGGTTCAAATACACTTGCACAATCCTTATTTAAAATAAAAAATACAAAATCAGAAAAAGAACAGAAAAAATTAATTGCTAAACTTCGTGTTTATACAATTTCTGATCAAGATGATAGTGGCATTTGGATTAGAAATAATTTTTCGGATTTATTTTATATTGTTAGCCCTGGTGATGATTATGGCAGTGCAACTTGGAGTGCAATTAATACTTATGTAAAAAATATTGATAATACTTCAATTAGTAATTCATGGCTTTCGAAAAATATACAGCAATCTCATGGTCCACTTGGAGCAGTTTATCCGGATGTTGCTTGGGGAATGGAGGGAGATACTCCATCATTTTTATCTTTAATACCAAATGGCTTAAACAATCCAGAACATCCAGAATGGGGCGGTTGGGGTGGAAGATACGAGTTTTATAAACCTGATTTTTCTACTCAGAAAAAAGGCGGTTCGGGAGTTCCTTTTGAACCTGAAACAAGAATAATATGGACGAACGCTGTGGATAATTTTACACCATATATTTCAAATGAATTTGGCAGAACTGTAAAATTAGATTCAGTTTCTTTCAATGATAACAAAGTTACAATGTGGCGTTGGAGAGATGATTTTCAAAATGATTTTGCTGCAAGAATGGATTGGTGTAAAAAATCATTCCAAGAAGCCAATCATCCACCTGTTATTGTTTTAGATAATGCTGAAGAAATTACAGTTAAATCCGGACAAGGTTTTGGAATGGATGCATTTAATACAAGCGATCCGGATGGAGATAATTTCAGTTTCTTATGGTTCAATTATCCAGAAGCTGGAACGTATAAAACATTAATTAAAATAGAAGGATCTGAAAATTCTCATGGAGCTTATGTCATTGCTCCAAAGGTTGAAAAAGAAGAAACCGCACATTTTATTCTTAAAGTTACGGATAAGGGTGAGCCAAATTTGTGCAGTTATAAAAGAATAATTGTAAAAATATTACCATAAAATTTTGAAATAATTAAGTCAATGAAAAAAATAATCTTAGTGGGAAAATGAAAAAAATATTTTCAAAATTAATAATAATTATTTGTATTGCAACTTTCTCAAATCAAATAGTTGCTCAGAATTTTAGAAGACAGCCGGTTGATTCACCAGTTTTCAATAATGATAAATCTGTTACTTTTAAGATTATGGCTAAGAATGCTAAAATTGTTGAATTAAGTGCGCAATTTCTTAAATCAAATCAAAAATTGGAAAAGGATAGCTCCGGAATTTGGTCTATTACATTAGGGCCAATTGAGCCGGATATTTATCCATATAATTTTATTGTTGATGGAATTTCAATTGCTGATCCGAACAATTTAAATATTTTCCCGAATGAGAGATTTAAAAGCAGTTTGGTAGATATTCCCGGAGAGCAAACCGATCTTTATTCTACTCAAAATGTACCACATGGAAAAGTAACTTATTGCTATTACTACTCGGAAACATTAAAAGTAACACGACCGCTTTTAATTTATACTCCCCCGGGTTATGAAAAAAGCAATAATAATTATCCCGTATTTTATTTAGTTAGTGGAACAACAGATACGGAAGAAACTTGGTTTAAAGTTGGAAGAACAAATTATGTTCTTGATAATTTAATTGCGCAAAACAAAGCAGTTCCTATGATTGTTGTTATGCCATATGGAAATATGTTATGCGGCACTCCGGATCCGAATACTATTCAAGCCGCAGATATGTATAAATTATTTAGTGATGATTTAACCACAAATATAATTCCTTACGTTGAAGAGAATTATAGAGTTATTGCTGATAGAGAACATCGTGCAATTGCCGGATTTTCAAGAGGTGGCGGTCAATCATTATTTGCAGGATTTATGAACTTTGATAAATTTGCTTGGATCTGTTCATACAGTGCATTTTTAACAGGAGAAGTTTTCGATAAGTATTTTGAAAATATTTATTCAAATCCGGAATTGACAAATAAAAATTTAAAACTTTTATGGCTTGGCGTTGGCAGCGATGATTTTCTTTATAAACAAGCAACAACATTTATGGAAATTATGAAAGAAAAAAATATCGAACATAAAACATTGATTACCGGCGGAGGTCATACGTGGATGAACTCCAGACATTATCTAACAGAAACATTACAATTATTCTTTAAATAAAATTAACAATCAGAAAGTTTTGTATATTTTACTATTAAAAATTGAATCGGTTTAATAATGTTTTAAACGATAAATAATGAATTAAAAGTATTGTAAATAATAAACAAAGAAATCAATTTAAAAAGTAAAAGTTGAATTTAAAAAGGAGAGAAAATGAAACAATCAATTAAAATATTGATTTTTGTTTTGCTATTAAGCAGAGCAAATTTTGCGCAATCAGAGCAAGAAAAAATTATTGAAGATTTTAAAACGGTTTCAAATCAACCGGGCAAAGAGTTTCCAAAAGTTAATTCAGAAAGAAGAGTTAGAACAAGTATTTCCGCACCGGATGCGCACAAAGTTCAATTGGATATTAGTGCAGTAAAATATGATTTAAACAAAGATACAGCTGGTGTATGGACTGGTGAATCTGCACCGCAAGATGAAGGTTTTCATTATTATCAACTTTGGATTGATGGTGCAGCAGTGCCGGATCCAAACAGTTTATATTATTTTGGTGCAATGCGTTGGGGAAGCGGAGTAGATGTTCCCGCGCACGATCAAGAATTTTATGAATTAAAAGATGTTCCTCACGGTCAGATAAGAGAAATTTATTTTCCTTCAAAAAGTACAAACACTTCTCGCAGAGCATTTGTTTATACTCCTCCGGATTATGAAAAAAATGTAAATAAAAAATATCCGGTGCTTTATCTTCAACATGGATATGGAGAAAACGAATATGGCTGGCCTAACCAAGGCAAAACAAATTTTATTATGGATAATCTTATAGCTTCCGGAAAAGCAAATCCATTTATAATTGTAATGACTTACGGAATGACAAATGATGTAAAAATGGGCGGACTGAGAAATTTTGATATTACACCTTTTCAAACAGTTTTAGTGGATGAACTTATTCCATACATTGATTCAAATTTTAGAACTCTAACAGATCAACCAAATAGGGCTATGGCTGGTCTTTCAATGGGTGGTTTTGAAACAAAACTTGTTACCCTAAAAAAACTGGATACATTTTCTCAAATTGGTCTTTTTAGCGGCGGAAGTATAAATCTGGAAGATGTTAATAATACTCCTGGTTTTAAAGAAAAAGTAAAACTTGTATTTGTTGGTACTGGAGGCAGAGAACTTGAAAACTTTAGAAATGGCGGAAGAGGTTTTGGCGGAGATCCGGAAAAAAATACGGAAGAAATATCTAAGGAAGGAATAAATGCTCATTTTTATGTTTCGCCTGAAACTGCCCACGAATGGCAGACATGGAGACGTTGTTTAAATGAATTTGCACAGTTAGTATTTAATAAATAAGGATTTTTTTATGAAAAAATTTGAATTAAAGTTAATTCTTATTCTGATAATTTTATCAATCAACATAAACTTTGCACAAACTATTGTTGAAGATTTTAAACCATCGTCAACAGTTCAGCCGGGAAAAGAATTTCCTCAAGTA is a window from the Ignavibacteriota bacterium genome containing:
- a CDS encoding DUF1593 domain-containing protein, yielding MKFLSKYFIVFLFLIVTNLLFAQSIQKHRVIILTDIEADPDDTQSLVRLLLYSNEIDIKGIIATTSCWMKTKINPESIKKIVQAYEKVQPNLLIHNPNFPKAENLFSIIKKGLPEYGMLGVGENKDSEGSDWIINELERNDDRPLWISVWGGSNTLAQSLFKIKNTKSEKEQKKLIAKLRVYTISDQDDSGIWIRNNFSDLFYIVSPGDDYGSATWSAINTYVKNIDNTSISNSWLSKNIQQSHGPLGAVYPDVAWGMEGDTPSFLSLIPNGLNNPEHPEWGGWGGRYEFYKPDFSTQKKGGSGVPFEPETRIIWTNAVDNFTPYISNEFGRTVKLDSVSFNDNKVTMWRWRDDFQNDFAARMDWCKKSFQEANHPPVIVLDNAEEITVKSGQGFGMDAFNTSDPDGDNFSFLWFNYPEAGTYKTLIKIEGSENSHGAYVIAPKVEKEETAHFILKVTDKGEPNLCSYKRIIVKILP
- a CDS encoding esterase, with amino-acid sequence MKKIFSKLIIIICIATFSNQIVAQNFRRQPVDSPVFNNDKSVTFKIMAKNAKIVELSAQFLKSNQKLEKDSSGIWSITLGPIEPDIYPYNFIVDGISIADPNNLNIFPNERFKSSLVDIPGEQTDLYSTQNVPHGKVTYCYYYSETLKVTRPLLIYTPPGYEKSNNNYPVFYLVSGTTDTEETWFKVGRTNYVLDNLIAQNKAVPMIVVMPYGNMLCGTPDPNTIQAADMYKLFSDDLTTNIIPYVEENYRVIADREHRAIAGFSRGGGQSLFAGFMNFDKFAWICSYSAFLTGEVFDKYFENIYSNPELTNKNLKLLWLGVGSDDFLYKQATTFMEIMKEKNIEHKTLITGGGHTWMNSRHYLTETLQLFFK
- a CDS encoding esterase encodes the protein MKQSIKILIFVLLLSRANFAQSEQEKIIEDFKTVSNQPGKEFPKVNSERRVRTSISAPDAHKVQLDISAVKYDLNKDTAGVWTGESAPQDEGFHYYQLWIDGAAVPDPNSLYYFGAMRWGSGVDVPAHDQEFYELKDVPHGQIREIYFPSKSTNTSRRAFVYTPPDYEKNVNKKYPVLYLQHGYGENEYGWPNQGKTNFIMDNLIASGKANPFIIVMTYGMTNDVKMGGLRNFDITPFQTVLVDELIPYIDSNFRTLTDQPNRAMAGLSMGGFETKLVTLKKLDTFSQIGLFSGGSINLEDVNNTPGFKEKVKLVFVGTGGRELENFRNGGRGFGGDPEKNTEEISKEGINAHFYVSPETAHEWQTWRRCLNEFAQLVFNK